A region of the Pseudarthrobacter phenanthrenivorans Sphe3 genome:
CCCTCATCTACATGGTGGCCAACGAATTCATCAGCAAGATTTCCACCACGTATGAGGGGTATCCGGAATGGTTCGTTGGCCTGTTCGGTTGGGGCATGTCCGCAGCGCTCGTCGTCGTGGCGCTGGTCCTGACCTTCATCCCCTGGAGCCGCAGTTCCAAAGCCCATCACGATCCCGAATATGACGAAGTAGTGGAGAGGGAAGCAGAGGAGACGGCGCCATGACTCCCATCGCCATCACCATGATGATCATCGCTATTCTCACGGTTTGGGGCGGCCTGGCGCTTGCGCTGGTGAACCTTAAGAGGCATCCGGAAGACGAGGGCGCCCTGCCGGAGGAGCACGCACCCGAACTTTGAGCTGGTGCCCCAGTCCGGATGCGGGGGACCGCATGACCCGCGAGTTTCTGTCCGGATATGGGGACTTCCGTGGGGGGTTATCCCGGCATATCTGGACAGAAACCCGCGAGGGGGTTGGTCAGGGGAAGCTGGGGACGTAGCTGGGAACGCCGACGGCGTCCGTTGACACGGGTGCGCCGGTGTCGTTGATGACGTGGTCCAGTGTGCCCGCGCCCAGGTTGACCGTCAGCAGGCTGTGCAGCTTCACGCCCGGTGTCACCGGCACTTCAAAGCCGCGGGTGGCGTGGATGGTGGGGTCCACGTTGTTGTACACGTAGCTGCCGCCGCCCCAGAGTTCGTGGGTCTTCACAGAATCGGCGATCTTGTAGCCGGCCCAGCCCAGGACGCCGTCGTGCTGCCATGCGGCCTGGTTGGGTGCATCGTAGGGCAGCTCATTCTGGAAGAAAACGGTCCTGCCGTTCTCGCCGTTCCAGATGACGTTGTACTCCTGGTAGTGCTCCACGAACAGGCCCGTAGCCGTGACGTTGTCACCGTTGATGATCACGCCGTTCCTGCCGGTGTTGGTGGTCCAGCCCACCCCGTTGCCATGATCGGCACGCCAGGCCCAGATGTGGTCCAGGAGGACGTTGTCGCTGTTGACCTCCAGGCTGACCGAGGCTTTGCCCACGTGCGGCCCGCCGATGCGGAAGAAGACGTCATGGAGCGTGGTGGGATTGGCGGGATCAGTGTGGACAGCCGAGTTGGCGGACCCGCTGCCCTCGCCCTGCCGGGCCTTTCCGATCCGCATCAAAGCCGGTGAATTCACTTCGCCGGCATCGATGGTGACGGCGGCAATGTCCACGCCGGGCACGTCCGCGACTGTCAGCGGGACGGCGCCGTTGACGGCCGTGAGGGTGGCTATGCCCAGCCCCAGGACGACCGTGTTGGCCCTTTTGACCTCGATGCTCTCATCAATGCCGTAAACCCCGGGGGTGAGCAGCAGGTTCCTGCCGCGTGCCAGCTGGGAGTTGATGGTCTTGACGGAATCCGAGGGGCTGGCCACATAGAAGTCGGACAGCGGGATGCTGCGGCCCGGCGTCGGACCGTTTTCCCAAGTGGTCCCGGACGACTCCACGCGGACTGCGGGAACGAACACGCTGTACTGCCCGGCCGAATCCAGCGTGAGGTAGGGCTTCTCGCGGCTGATCGGTGTATCCGCCAGGGTGGTGTATGGCGG
Encoded here:
- a CDS encoding methionine/alanine import family NSS transporter small subunit; its protein translation is MTPIAITMMIIAILTVWGGLALALVNLKRHPEDEGALPEEHAPEL